A window of Rhipicephalus sanguineus isolate Rsan-2018 unplaced genomic scaffold, BIME_Rsan_1.4 Seq350, whole genome shotgun sequence contains these coding sequences:
- the LOC119377111 gene encoding secretory immunoglobulin A-binding protein EsiB produces VLGAAAVFVLVYLGYYHQEAVHFHLNHMYAHAGHAHAQHVVAHKYLHGNGVPKNSSMAFYWFRKSADQGHAHSAYNLAVGHMQGFPTDVQKGEAKKLIKYAADNGVHEAHLVYHEACRAGKCDH; encoded by the exons GTGCTGGGGGCGGCGGCGGTGTTCGTGCTCGTCTACTTGGGCTATTACCACCAGGAAGCGGTGCACTTTCACTTGAACCATATGTACGCCCATGCGGGACACGCACACGCCCAGCACGTCGTCGCGCACAAGTACCTGCATG GGAACGGGGTACCCAAGAACAGTAGCATGGCATTCTACTGGTTCAGAAAGTCTGCTGACCAAGGACACGCACATTCGGCGTACAACTTGGCCGTCGGTCATATGCAGGGATTTCCCACCGACGTGCAAAAAGG GGAGGCCAAAAAGCTGATAAAGTACGCAGCTGACAATGGGGTGCACGAAGCCCACCTAGTCTACCACGAGGCCTGCCGCGCCGGAAAGTGCGACCACTGA
- the LOC119377112 gene encoding zinc finger CCCH domain-containing protein 18, with translation MLPSRNPSPPKKVSEGSKKRIEKDLLSKGTPPVKRDIPLPPPAPMGFGQSGMMLGYREPLPPPLDLGGFEDDAAQRQAREAALRQQGISQKPQIKLTLIKKSLPMAALCKKEEPAVKNNGDKGAKKRPASPKLVSSPSPPPAGRKSTTLRREELLKQLKAVEDAIARKRAKFS, from the exons ATGCTCCCATCTAGGAACCCATCGCCACCAAAGAAAG TGTCTGAGGGATCCAAAAaacgaattgagaaagacttGCTGTCCAAGGGCACCCCTCCCGTTAAGAGAGATATACCACTGCCACCTCCAGCACCTATGGGATTTGGTCAGAGCGGTATGATGCTTGGTTACCGGGAGCCACTGCCTCCTCCTCTGGATCTTGGTGGCTTTGAGGACGACGCGGCTCAGCGGCAGGCCCGCGAAGCCGCATTACGGCAGCAGGGTATCTCACAGAAGCCTCAGATAAAGCTTACCCTCATTAAAAAG tcACTTCCAATGGCAGCGTTAtgcaagaaggaggagccagctgTTAAGAACAATGGGGACAAAG GTGCCAAGAAACGTCCAGCCTCTCCCAAGTTGGTCTCATCACCCTCTCCTCCACCCGCTGGTCGTAAATCAACCACTTTGAGGCGTGAAGAATTGTTGAAGCAGCTGAAGGCAGTTGAAGATGCCATCGCCCGCAAGCGAGCCAAATTTAGCTAG